A single window of Leptospiraceae bacterium DNA harbors:
- a CDS encoding DUF4404 family protein: protein MIQETISKIEQNIRDAKSIDDAKKNELLGLVGSLKKEVIDLSNTNKEDAESVANFTKSSTHEAIKSEKNKSLFDLSLKGLSESVAKFEVSHPDLVATVNSICVSLSNSGF from the coding sequence ATGATTCAGGAAACAATTTCTAAAATCGAACAAAATATTAGAGATGCCAAAAGTATTGATGATGCAAAGAAAAATGAACTACTTGGTTTAGTAGGCTCACTTAAAAAGGAAGTAATAGATCTTTCCAATACCAATAAAGAAGATGCCGAGTCTGTAGCCAATTTTACAAAATCATCTACTCATGAAGCAATTAAATCTGAGAAGAACAAAAGTCTCTTTGATCTTTCTTTAAAAGGTCTTTCTGAAAGCGTTGCCAAATTTGAAGTCTCTCATCCGGACCTAGTAGCTACTGTAAATTCTATCTGCGTTTCGTTGTCTAATAGCGGGTTTTAA
- a CDS encoding amino acid permease, translated as MELKRTLSLTDSVSLMFSSMVGSGVFFTTGFILNKVENPWLVITCWILGGIFAIAGAVTFAYPAVIFPEAGGDYIYLKKAYSPLVAFMSGWASLSVNFSASIAVLGIAFSKYLQFIFPAIKDLPDFRTTIGPLNVELGPTQAIGAGLITFFSIINYFGIKQAVRLQNVFTSIKISGLLILVIAGFAFGKTDFSPLRDNSFFPDIFQNVNLLILGIVPVSFSYLGWNMVTYVAGEIKDPRRIIPLSVAIACAMVMSLYIAINLLFLVSAPVSELKGQGGIGVIAAKHLFGDGITTVISLFICWIILGSMSAMIIGGSRIYYAMANDGLFFHHLADLHPKYASPHKALLFQCIYASILIIFNQLEDLLYFITCAILFLSSLTAFIPFVLKKEYKSESDYKIPLYPFPPLLYITANIILISILAYEQPANAMKGIGITLLAIPVYFAFRHSFKK; from the coding sequence ATGGAATTAAAGCGAACACTTTCTTTAACAGATTCGGTCTCACTCATGTTTAGTTCAATGGTGGGATCTGGGGTATTCTTCACGACAGGATTTATTCTCAATAAAGTAGAAAATCCTTGGCTCGTAATTACTTGTTGGATATTAGGAGGGATATTTGCCATTGCGGGTGCAGTAACATTTGCTTATCCAGCCGTTATATTCCCGGAGGCAGGCGGAGATTATATCTATCTCAAAAAAGCCTATTCTCCTCTAGTAGCATTCATGAGCGGATGGGCATCTCTCAGCGTCAACTTCTCAGCTAGTATTGCCGTTCTTGGAATCGCATTTTCAAAATACTTGCAATTCATTTTTCCGGCTATCAAAGATTTGCCTGATTTTAGGACAACGATTGGTCCACTCAATGTAGAGCTAGGACCAACGCAAGCGATAGGCGCCGGTCTAATTACTTTTTTTAGTATCATCAATTATTTCGGAATCAAACAAGCCGTCCGTCTACAAAACGTATTTACCTCTATAAAAATTTCAGGACTCTTGATCTTAGTAATTGCTGGATTCGCATTTGGAAAAACAGATTTTTCTCCACTCAGGGATAATTCCTTCTTTCCCGATATTTTCCAAAATGTAAATCTTCTTATCCTTGGAATTGTGCCTGTATCCTTTTCGTATTTAGGCTGGAATATGGTGACCTATGTAGCAGGAGAAATCAAAGACCCGCGAAGAATTATTCCTTTGTCGGTTGCGATTGCTTGTGCAATGGTAATGTCTCTTTACATTGCGATTAATTTACTATTCTTAGTGTCTGCCCCCGTGAGTGAACTAAAAGGTCAGGGTGGTATTGGAGTGATTGCCGCCAAACATCTATTTGGCGACGGGATTACAACTGTTATTTCCTTGTTCATCTGTTGGATTATTTTGGGATCTATGTCTGCTATGATTATCGGTGGTTCACGTATATACTATGCTATGGCAAATGATGGATTATTCTTTCATCACCTAGCTGACCTACATCCAAAGTACGCCAGCCCACACAAGGCACTTTTATTTCAGTGTATTTATGCTTCTATTTTGATTATTTTCAATCAATTAGAAGACTTATTGTATTTTATCACTTGCGCCATATTGTTCTTATCCTCTCTGACTGCATTCATTCCGTTTGTTTTAAAGAAAGAATACAAATCAGAATCGGATTATAAAATTCCCCTCTATCCGTTTCCACCGTTGCTTTATATCACTGCAAATATTATTCTAATTAGTATTCTTGCCTACGAGCAGCCGGCAAACGCAATGAAGGGAATCGGAATAACGCTATTAGCCATTCCAGTTTACTTCGCATTCAGGCATAGCTTTAAGAAATGA
- a CDS encoding EamA family transporter — MFIILSAIGFSAKAVMIKLAYAYKVDATTLLFLRMAFATPFFLVVGIYKSKSEATHLSYSDWAYVALLGFLGYYLSSILDFMGLEYISAGMERLILFIYPTIVVVLSAFLFKNKVREREILSLFISYIGIAIVFFSDKVEKTEHIYLGAFLIFLCAFTYAAYLIGSGKMIPKIGASRFTAYAMLIACLSISLHFLFTHSLDNLNLPFEVYALSFGMAIISTVMPTFLLSQGIKRIGSGTASIIGTIGPVSTILLAWIFLGETLNLLQFLGTAFVIAGVFIVSYRR; from the coding sequence ATGTTCATTATCCTCTCAGCAATTGGGTTTTCCGCTAAGGCAGTGATGATTAAATTAGCCTATGCCTATAAGGTGGACGCTACGACTCTACTCTTTCTTCGTATGGCATTCGCCACTCCTTTTTTCTTAGTAGTTGGAATTTACAAATCTAAGTCGGAAGCGACTCATCTATCTTATTCGGATTGGGCGTATGTAGCTCTTCTTGGATTTCTTGGATACTACCTATCTAGTATTTTAGATTTTATGGGACTCGAATATATTAGTGCAGGAATGGAGCGGCTAATTCTATTTATCTACCCAACCATAGTTGTAGTGCTATCAGCATTTTTATTTAAGAATAAGGTTAGAGAAAGAGAAATACTTTCTTTATTTATTAGTTACATTGGAATAGCGATTGTGTTTTTTTCTGATAAAGTAGAAAAGACAGAGCATATTTATCTGGGAGCATTCTTAATATTTCTATGTGCATTCACCTACGCGGCTTACCTAATTGGAAGCGGGAAAATGATTCCTAAGATTGGAGCTTCTCGTTTTACTGCCTACGCAATGTTAATCGCTTGTCTTTCTATAAGTCTACACTTTCTATTTACTCACTCGCTGGATAATCTAAATTTGCCGTTCGAAGTATATGCTCTAAGTTTTGGAATGGCGATAATTTCTACTGTAATGCCTACGTTTTTACTCTCGCAGGGAATAAAACGCATTGGCTCTGGGACAGCTTCTATCATTGGCACGATAGGTCCTGTATCTACTATTTTACTCGCCTGGATATTTTTAGGGGAAACTCTCAATTTGCTCCAATTTCTAGGAACTGCTTTTGTAATTGCGGGAGTATTTATTGTGAGTTATAGGAGATAG